The following are encoded in a window of Amycolatopsis lexingtonensis genomic DNA:
- a CDS encoding MFS transporter, with translation MSPGLGAAGAAPADTATRAEISARRRGMMALFTTATLMNAAMAAVAPTSTIWAEPYVGVMWSAFPQTLTILGTGLGALLLVRATSWLGWRASLMVAFAVGTLGGLICFTATLIESIPLLDGGMFVLGLGVGGSIVSRYAAAELYPSHRSGYALGLVVAAGAVGSVGGPLLLYPMSSLMGSFGLPELSGPFLLAAVVSAVAGLGGITLPRHKAPRPTGSQLAVLGSVFRSGSARMLLLVMIVSQLIMVAIMTAAPMDIILKDGTLVVVGAALAAHAGGMFIFAPLTGWMIDRVGARKVMFAGLAVLVLAAAIGAGSTMSHTVLGSISLFLLGYGWNLGFMAGSRTLATTLSSGGQGQVVGAVDAVVWCVSATGTIGGTALLGSGGYSIMAEIMGILPIVTFLLLLRSRPVAAVSPAAAPAGEAGAPERADEAA, from the coding sequence GTGTCACCAGGACTGGGAGCAGCCGGAGCAGCGCCGGCCGACACGGCGACCCGCGCCGAGATCTCGGCGCGCCGCCGCGGGATGATGGCGCTGTTCACCACCGCCACCCTGATGAACGCCGCGATGGCGGCGGTCGCGCCGACCAGCACCATCTGGGCCGAACCCTACGTCGGCGTCATGTGGAGCGCGTTCCCGCAGACGCTGACCATCCTCGGCACCGGCCTCGGGGCGCTGCTGCTCGTGCGCGCGACTTCGTGGCTGGGCTGGCGGGCGAGCCTGATGGTCGCCTTCGCCGTCGGGACGCTCGGCGGCCTGATCTGCTTCACCGCGACGCTGATCGAGAGCATCCCCCTGCTGGACGGCGGGATGTTCGTGCTCGGCCTCGGCGTCGGCGGTTCGATCGTCTCGCGGTACGCGGCCGCGGAGCTCTACCCCAGCCATCGCAGCGGGTACGCGCTCGGCCTGGTCGTCGCCGCCGGCGCCGTGGGCTCGGTCGGCGGGCCGCTGCTGCTCTACCCCATGAGCTCGCTGATGGGCTCCTTCGGCCTGCCCGAGCTGTCCGGGCCGTTCCTCCTCGCCGCGGTGGTCAGCGCGGTCGCCGGCCTCGGCGGGATCACGCTGCCCCGGCACAAGGCGCCGCGCCCGACGGGTTCGCAGCTGGCGGTGCTGGGCTCGGTGTTCCGCTCCGGCTCGGCGCGGATGCTGCTGCTGGTCATGATCGTCAGCCAGCTCATCATGGTCGCGATCATGACCGCGGCCCCGATGGACATCATCCTGAAGGACGGCACCCTGGTGGTCGTCGGCGCCGCCCTCGCCGCGCACGCCGGCGGCATGTTCATCTTCGCCCCGCTCACCGGCTGGATGATCGACCGGGTCGGCGCGCGCAAGGTGATGTTCGCCGGCCTGGCGGTGCTGGTGCTCGCCGCCGCGATCGGCGCGGGCTCCACGATGTCGCACACGGTGCTCGGCTCCATCTCGCTGTTCCTGCTCGGCTACGGCTGGAACCTCGGGTTCATGGCGGGCAGCCGCACGCTCGCGACGACGCTGTCCTCCGGCGGCCAGGGGCAGGTCGTCGGCGCGGTCGACGCCGTCGTCTGGTGCGTCTCGGCGACCGGCACCATCGGCGGCACCGCCTTGCTCGGCTCCGGCGGGTACTCGATCATGGCGGAGATCATGGGGATCCTGCCGATCGTCACCTTCCTGCTGCTGCTCCGCAGCCGTCCGGTCGCGGCGGTCTCGCCGGCCGCCGCCCCCGCGGGCGAGGCCGGTGCCCCCGAACGCGCCGACGAAGCTGCCTGA
- a CDS encoding FAD-binding oxidoreductase: MRWNALERRLAGELLTPASAGYDEVRRSEMARYDAVRPAVVVRCTTDADVAVALAAARETGLPLAVRGGGHDFAGHSSTAGILLDTRPMATAAVEDGRLVVGAGARLADAYDALAPHGRTIPAGCGPTVGLAGHALGGGMGILGRRYGLAADRLRAATVVLADGRVVDCSEHREPDLFWALRGAGTGNFGVVTRLVFEPVPAPEATSFHLTWGREHAPALVLAWQEWLAGAPREVAPSLMVTASANPADEAVTHLFGTLTGGAESVAEFVRSLPAPVTDTRVTLPYRETKAYLAENGPGEDHPGAHLYSRSEFIGRPLPADVVEALLAEFDDGRKPGEGRSLELLPSGGAYNDVDPAATAFPHRTARYLLKHAADLDADLEPGDARKWLNRSWDLTRPWGTGGAYPGFPDPDLEDAPSAYFGANLARLRAVKAHYDPGGLFRFAQSVPLAQRNGQEGEHA; this comes from the coding sequence GTGCGCTGGAACGCGCTGGAGCGGCGCCTGGCGGGTGAGCTCCTCACCCCGGCTTCGGCCGGCTACGACGAGGTCCGCCGCTCCGAAATGGCCCGGTACGACGCGGTCCGCCCGGCCGTGGTGGTCCGCTGCACCACCGACGCCGACGTGGCGGTGGCGCTGGCCGCGGCCCGCGAAACCGGGCTGCCGCTGGCCGTCCGCGGCGGCGGCCACGACTTCGCCGGGCATTCGTCCACCGCGGGGATCCTCCTGGACACCCGCCCGATGGCGACCGCGGCGGTCGAAGACGGCCGGCTGGTCGTCGGCGCGGGTGCCCGGCTCGCCGACGCCTACGACGCGCTGGCGCCGCACGGCCGGACGATCCCGGCCGGCTGCGGCCCGACCGTCGGCCTCGCCGGGCACGCCCTCGGCGGCGGCATGGGCATCCTCGGCCGCCGGTACGGCCTCGCGGCGGACCGGCTGCGCGCGGCGACGGTGGTCCTCGCGGACGGCCGCGTCGTGGACTGCTCCGAGCACCGGGAACCGGACCTGTTCTGGGCGCTGCGCGGGGCGGGCACCGGCAACTTCGGCGTGGTGACGCGGCTGGTCTTCGAGCCCGTGCCGGCGCCGGAAGCCACCAGCTTCCACCTCACGTGGGGCCGCGAGCACGCGCCGGCGCTGGTGCTCGCCTGGCAGGAGTGGCTCGCCGGCGCACCGCGCGAAGTGGCCCCGAGCCTGATGGTGACGGCGTCGGCGAACCCGGCCGACGAGGCCGTCACGCACCTGTTCGGCACGCTTACCGGCGGGGCGGAGTCGGTGGCGGAGTTCGTGCGCTCGCTGCCCGCGCCGGTCACCGACACCCGCGTCACCCTGCCCTACCGCGAAACCAAGGCGTACCTCGCGGAGAACGGGCCGGGCGAGGACCACCCGGGCGCGCACCTGTACAGCCGGTCGGAGTTCATCGGCAGGCCGCTGCCCGCCGACGTCGTCGAGGCGCTGCTCGCCGAGTTCGACGACGGGCGCAAGCCGGGGGAGGGCCGCTCCCTGGAGCTGCTGCCCTCGGGCGGCGCGTACAACGACGTCGACCCCGCGGCGACGGCGTTCCCGCACCGGACCGCGCGGTACCTGCTCAAGCACGCCGCCGACCTCGACGCCGACCTCGAGCCGGGCGACGCGCGCAAGTGGCTGAACCGCTCGTGGGACCTGACGCGCCCGTGGGGCACCGGCGGCGCCTACCCGGGCTTCCCCGATCCCGACCTCGAGGACGCCCCTTCGGCGTACTTCGGCGCCAACCTCGCCCGGTTGCGGGCGGTCAAGGCGCACTACGACCCGGGCGGGCTGTTCCGGTTCGCCCAGTCCGTGCCGCTCGCGCAGCGGAACGGCCAGGAAGGAGAGCACGCATGA
- a CDS encoding NUDIX domain-containing protein, protein MSQPTPAPRVCAGTLFTRGDTVLLLHRSIYENGWDIPGALVGHGESPAAAARRQLGEDLGLEREPAGLVVVDWVPGDDGDEFLYVFDGGELADDDIRLTLGRNGLDRSEWVPVDRLAEYLPPELAARFTVAHGATGTLSLERGKPAGNG, encoded by the coding sequence ATGAGTCAGCCGACCCCCGCGCCGCGGGTGTGCGCCGGGACGCTGTTCACCCGCGGCGACACCGTGCTGCTGCTGCACCGGTCGATCTACGAAAACGGCTGGGACATCCCGGGCGCGCTGGTGGGCCACGGCGAGTCGCCGGCCGCGGCCGCACGGCGCCAGCTGGGTGAGGACCTCGGCCTCGAGCGGGAGCCGGCCGGGCTGGTCGTCGTCGACTGGGTCCCGGGCGACGACGGCGACGAGTTCCTCTACGTCTTCGACGGCGGTGAGCTCGCCGACGACGACATCCGGCTCACGCTCGGCCGCAACGGCCTGGACCGCTCGGAGTGGGTCCCGGTGGACCGGCTCGCCGAGTACCTGCCGCCGGAGCTGGCGGCCCGGTTCACCGTCGCGCACGGCGCGACCGGGACCCTCTCGCTGGAGCGCGGAAAGCCCGCCGGCAACGGCTGA
- a CDS encoding MalY/PatB family protein: protein MTIEQASATLVPAARSRLHQAFSALSEPELRSRPGAKWQVVRPDVVPAWVADMDFPVAEPIRESLHGLISSGDFGYPDWPTGARTVREAFVDRMADRYGWFVNPGDVREFTNVAQAVRVVLEAATRPGDGIAIHTPAFGPLTKMITSLGRRVVPIPMEDTEAGWRFDAGQLDSALAGAKLLLLVSPHNPTGRVFTRTELTALAAAVERNDMLVVSDELHADLTFAPHRHIPFASLSPEIGARTVTVYGASKAFNLAGLRCAVAHLGPKWMHAVVDVQAGLLGSVNIFGAAATVAAWTQGDEWLDATVSYLDRSRYMVAETMRTELPMVRYHLPEATYLAWLDFRAFGWKDPTSVVRENAGIEMSPGESFGRGGQGFARLNFATSWPLLCELKGRVARSVPLLSSVA, encoded by the coding sequence ATGACGATCGAGCAGGCGAGCGCGACGCTGGTGCCGGCGGCGCGATCGCGGCTGCATCAGGCGTTCTCGGCGTTGTCGGAACCCGAGCTGCGGTCCCGGCCCGGGGCCAAGTGGCAGGTCGTGCGCCCGGACGTGGTGCCGGCGTGGGTGGCGGACATGGACTTCCCGGTCGCCGAGCCGATCCGGGAATCGCTCCACGGCCTGATCTCGAGCGGCGACTTCGGCTACCCGGACTGGCCGACGGGCGCGCGGACCGTGCGCGAAGCCTTCGTCGACCGGATGGCCGACCGCTACGGCTGGTTCGTCAACCCGGGTGACGTGCGCGAGTTCACGAACGTCGCGCAGGCCGTGCGCGTGGTGCTGGAAGCGGCGACGCGGCCGGGCGACGGGATCGCCATCCACACCCCGGCGTTCGGCCCGCTCACCAAGATGATCACCAGTCTCGGCCGCCGGGTCGTGCCGATCCCGATGGAGGACACCGAAGCCGGCTGGCGGTTCGACGCCGGGCAGCTGGACTCGGCGCTGGCCGGGGCCAAGCTGCTCCTGCTGGTGAGCCCGCACAACCCGACCGGGCGCGTCTTCACCCGCACGGAGCTCACCGCGCTCGCCGCCGCCGTCGAGCGGAACGACATGCTGGTCGTCTCCGACGAGCTGCACGCCGACCTCACGTTCGCGCCGCACCGGCACATCCCGTTCGCTTCGCTGAGCCCGGAAATCGGCGCGCGCACGGTGACCGTGTACGGCGCCAGCAAGGCGTTCAACCTGGCCGGGCTGCGCTGCGCGGTGGCGCACCTCGGTCCGAAGTGGATGCACGCGGTGGTGGACGTCCAGGCGGGCCTGCTCGGTTCGGTCAACATCTTCGGCGCGGCCGCGACGGTGGCCGCGTGGACGCAGGGCGACGAGTGGCTCGACGCGACGGTCTCCTACCTCGACCGCAGCCGCTACATGGTCGCCGAGACGATGCGGACCGAGCTGCCGATGGTGCGCTACCACCTGCCGGAGGCGACTTACCTGGCGTGGCTGGACTTCCGGGCGTTCGGCTGGAAGGACCCGACGTCGGTGGTGCGCGAGAACGCGGGGATCGAAATGAGCCCCGGCGAGTCGTTCGGGCGCGGCGGGCAGGGGTTCGCGCGGCTGAACTTCGCGACTTCTTGGCCGTTGCTCTGCGAGCTGAAAGGCCGGGTGGCGCGCAGCGTTCCGTTGCTATCGTCCGTGGCATGA